One genomic segment of Streptomyces sp. NBC_00239 includes these proteins:
- the hemE gene encoding uroporphyrinogen decarboxylase, with protein sequence MSANLSPAGQPSQTYDSAFLKACRREPVPHTPVWFMRQAGRSLPEYRKVREGTAMLESCMRPDLVTEITLQPVRRHDVDAAIFFSDIVVPLKAIGVDLDIKPGIGPVVAQPIRRREDLAQLRDLTPEDVQYVTEAIGMLTGELGATPLIGFAGAPFTLASYLVEGGPSKNHEHTKALMYGDPQLWADLLDRLAEITSAFLKVQIEAGASAVQLFDSWVGALAPADYRRSVMPASAKVLQSVASYGVPRIHFGVGTGELLGLMGEAGADVVGVDYRVALDEAARRVGPGKAFQGNLDPAVLFSTTEAVEAKTDEVLAAAAGLEGHIFNLGHGVLPTTDPEALTRLVDYVHTKTAR encoded by the coding sequence GTGAGCGCCAACCTCAGCCCCGCGGGCCAGCCGAGTCAGACGTACGATTCCGCCTTCCTGAAGGCGTGCCGACGCGAGCCGGTGCCGCACACGCCGGTGTGGTTCATGCGCCAGGCCGGGCGCTCACTCCCCGAGTACCGCAAGGTCCGCGAGGGCACCGCCATGCTGGAGTCCTGCATGCGGCCCGACCTGGTCACCGAGATCACCCTGCAGCCGGTCCGGCGCCACGACGTCGACGCGGCGATCTTCTTCTCGGACATCGTGGTCCCGCTCAAGGCGATCGGCGTCGACCTGGACATCAAGCCGGGCATCGGCCCGGTCGTCGCCCAGCCGATCCGCCGCCGCGAGGACCTCGCACAGCTGCGCGACCTCACCCCCGAGGACGTCCAGTACGTCACCGAGGCGATCGGCATGCTCACGGGTGAACTCGGCGCCACGCCGTTGATCGGCTTCGCCGGTGCGCCCTTCACCCTCGCGAGCTACCTGGTCGAGGGCGGGCCGTCCAAGAACCACGAGCACACCAAGGCGCTCATGTACGGCGACCCGCAGCTGTGGGCCGACCTGCTCGACCGCCTCGCCGAGATCACCTCCGCCTTCCTGAAGGTCCAGATCGAGGCCGGCGCCTCCGCGGTCCAGCTCTTCGACTCCTGGGTCGGCGCGCTCGCCCCGGCGGACTACCGTCGCTCCGTCATGCCCGCGTCGGCGAAGGTCCTGCAGTCCGTCGCCTCCTACGGGGTCCCGCGGATCCACTTCGGCGTGGGCACGGGCGAGCTCCTCGGCCTGATGGGCGAGGCCGGCGCGGACGTCGTGGGCGTCGACTACCGGGTCGCGCTGGACGAGGCGGCCCGCCGGGTCGGCCCGGGCAAGGCGTTCCAGGGGAACCTGGACCCCGCCGTGCTCTTCTCCACGACCGAGGCGGTCGAGGCCAAGACGGACGAGGTGCTCGCGGCCGCCGCCGGTCTGGAGGGCCACATCTTCAACCTCGGCCACGGTGTCCTGCCGACCACCGACCCCGAGGCCCTGACCCGCCTCGTGGACTACGTCCACACCAAGACGGCCCGCTAA
- a CDS encoding response regulator transcription factor codes for MSVLLEQPASLVAYRPNKPTAMVVVADPRVRSTVTRHLWALGVRDVIEASSIAEARPRVGNPRDICVADVHLPDGSGLTLLSETRAAGWPNGLALSAADDIGAVRNALAGGVKGYVVTGTRTNIGLPSRPGAAPIGSAAARMHRRPPGAPSHPGGYRELSGREVEVLRLVAEGQSNKAIGVSMGLSALTVKSHLARIARKLGTGDRAGMVAVALRTGIIH; via the coding sequence GTGTCCGTTCTTCTCGAGCAGCCCGCAAGCCTGGTCGCCTACCGCCCGAACAAGCCGACGGCCATGGTCGTCGTGGCCGACCCGCGCGTCCGTTCCACCGTGACCCGCCATCTGTGGGCCCTCGGAGTCCGTGACGTGATCGAGGCGTCGTCCATCGCGGAGGCCCGTCCCCGCGTCGGCAACCCGCGCGACATCTGCGTGGCCGACGTCCACCTGCCCGACGGTTCCGGTCTCACCCTGCTCTCCGAGACCCGCGCCGCGGGCTGGCCGAACGGCCTGGCCCTGTCCGCCGCCGACGACATCGGCGCGGTCCGCAACGCCCTCGCGGGCGGCGTCAAGGGTTACGTCGTCACCGGCACCCGTACCAACATCGGGCTTCCCAGCCGGCCCGGCGCCGCCCCGATCGGGTCCGCCGCCGCCCGGATGCACCGCCGCCCCCCGGGTGCCCCGAGCCACCCGGGCGGCTACCGCGAGCTCTCCGGCCGCGAGGTCGAGGTCCTGCGCCTCGTCGCGGAGGGCCAGTCCAACAAGGCCATCGGCGTCTCGATGGGCCTGTCCGCCCTGACCGTCAAGTCCCACCTCGCCCGCATCGCCCGCAAGCTGGGCACCGGTGACCGCGCCGGCATGGTCGCCGTCGCCCTGCGGACCGGAATCATCCACTGA
- a CDS encoding DUF3000 domain-containing protein, with amino-acid sequence MAAAQGRFSDGADGTDSAKESSVPLPFRRAVDGLKKARLRPGIEIDPTRPPQRLAPHAYALEAAVVEGEDDLADGRLILLHDPAGHDAWHGTFRLVTLVRAELEPEMAADPLFPEVCWSWLTGALDARGLTYGEASGTVTRASSHYFGGLSARRPATQIEIRASWTPREGVGGVPDTAAHLSAWCELLCQVAGLPPGGPADTAVVSLPQRRGPHHP; translated from the coding sequence ATGGCTGCGGCTCAGGGACGATTTTCAGATGGCGCTGACGGTACGGACAGCGCAAAGGAGAGCTCCGTCCCGCTCCCGTTCCGGCGGGCGGTCGACGGCTTGAAGAAGGCGCGGCTGCGGCCGGGGATCGAGATCGACCCCACCAGGCCGCCCCAGCGGCTCGCGCCGCACGCGTACGCACTGGAGGCAGCGGTGGTGGAAGGGGAGGACGACCTGGCCGACGGCCGGCTCATCCTCCTGCACGACCCGGCCGGTCACGACGCCTGGCACGGGACCTTCCGGCTGGTGACGCTCGTACGGGCGGAGCTGGAGCCGGAAATGGCCGCGGACCCGCTCTTCCCCGAGGTGTGCTGGTCGTGGCTGACGGGGGCGCTGGACGCCCGCGGGCTGACGTACGGGGAGGCGAGCGGCACCGTGACACGGGCGAGCTCGCACTACTTCGGCGGTCTGTCGGCGCGCAGGCCGGCGACACAGATCGAGATCCGGGCGTCGTGGACGCCGCGGGAGGGGGTGGGCGGGGTGCCGGACACGGCGGCCCACCTGTCCGCCTGGTGCGAGCTGCTGTGCCAGGTCGCCGGGCTGCCCCCGGGCGGGCCCGCGGACACTGCGGTGGTCTCCCTGCCACAGCGGCGCGGCCCGCACCACCCGTAG
- a CDS encoding FAD-dependent oxidoreductase, with product MATERLVVVGGDAAGMSAASQARRLRGPADLEIVAFERSHFTSYSACGIPYWIGGAVPARDELIARTPEEHRARDIDLRMRTEVVELDLAGQRVRSRDLESGAEEWTGFDRLVLATGARPVRPPLPGIDTAGVHGVQTLADGQALLDTLDTLESPAPPADAPARRAVVVGAGYIGVEMAEALVGRGYEVTVLHRGEQPMATLDPDMGGLVHSAMNAMGIRTVAGAEVTKILGGSEGRVRAVATADGTEYPADVVVLGIGVEPRTELARAAGLPLGDSGGLLTDLSMRVRGQANVWAGGDCVEVLDLVAGRTRHIPLGTHANKHGQVIGSGVGGGYATFPGVVGTAVSKVCDLEIARTGLREKDALAVGLRFVTATIRSTNTAGYYPGAAEMTVKMLAERRTGRLLGVQIVGGAGSAKRVDIAAVALTAGMTVEQVASLDLGYAPPFSPVWDPVLVAARKAVSAVRAAGV from the coding sequence ATGGCGACGGAACGACTGGTGGTGGTCGGAGGCGACGCGGCGGGCATGTCCGCCGCGTCACAGGCCCGGCGGCTGCGGGGCCCGGCCGATCTGGAGATCGTCGCCTTCGAGCGCTCGCACTTCACCTCGTACTCGGCCTGCGGGATCCCGTACTGGATCGGCGGCGCCGTGCCGGCCCGGGACGAGCTGATCGCCCGCACCCCCGAGGAGCACCGGGCCCGGGACATCGATCTGCGGATGCGGACCGAGGTGGTGGAGCTGGACCTGGCCGGGCAGCGGGTCCGGTCCCGGGATCTGGAGTCCGGCGCCGAGGAGTGGACGGGCTTCGACCGGCTGGTGCTGGCCACCGGCGCCCGCCCGGTGCGGCCGCCGCTGCCCGGGATCGACACGGCCGGGGTGCACGGGGTGCAGACCCTCGCCGACGGCCAGGCCCTGCTGGACACCCTCGACACGCTGGAGTCCCCCGCCCCGCCGGCGGACGCGCCCGCGCGGCGGGCGGTCGTCGTCGGCGCCGGCTACATCGGCGTGGAGATGGCCGAGGCGCTGGTGGGCCGGGGCTACGAGGTGACGGTTCTGCACCGCGGCGAGCAGCCGATGGCCACCCTCGACCCGGACATGGGCGGCCTGGTGCACAGCGCGATGAACGCCATGGGCATCCGTACGGTCGCCGGGGCCGAGGTCACCAAGATCCTCGGCGGATCCGAGGGCCGGGTCCGGGCGGTGGCCACCGCGGACGGCACCGAGTACCCGGCGGACGTGGTGGTGCTGGGCATCGGCGTCGAGCCGCGCACCGAGCTGGCCCGCGCGGCCGGCCTCCCGCTCGGCGACTCCGGCGGCCTGCTGACCGACCTGTCGATGCGGGTGCGCGGACAGGCGAACGTGTGGGCGGGCGGCGACTGCGTGGAGGTCCTCGACCTGGTCGCGGGCCGGACCCGGCACATTCCGCTGGGCACCCACGCGAACAAGCACGGCCAGGTCATCGGCTCGGGGGTGGGCGGCGGCTACGCGACGTTCCCCGGGGTGGTGGGTACGGCCGTCAGCAAGGTGTGCGACCTGGAGATCGCCCGTACCGGGCTGCGCGAGAAGGACGCCCTGGCCGTGGGGCTGCGCTTCGTGACGGCGACGATCCGCTCGACGAACACCGCGGGCTACTACCCGGGGGCGGCGGAGATGACCGTGAAGATGCTGGCCGAGCGGCGCACGGGGCGGCTGTTGGGCGTCCAGATCGTCGGCGGGGCGGGGTCCGCGAAGCGGGTGGACATCGCGGCGGTGGCCTTGACGGCCGGCATGACGGTGGAGCAGGTCGCATCCCTGGACCTGGGCTACGCCCCGCCGTTCTCTCCCGTATGGGACCCGGTCCTGGTCGCGGCCCGCAAGGCGGTCTCCGCGGTGCGCGCGGCGGGGGTCTGA